Within the Clostridium scatologenes genome, the region ATAGCCATACCCTCAATAAAAACTTTCATAGCAGCTAAATGAGCAACATTTCTAATATTTTTCATAGGCAAAACTCTTATTAAATACCAACTTGTCTCTTTAAAATCACCTACTGCAAAATAACTGTCATAAGCTTTGCTTTCAATAATTTTTACTTTATTATAATCTTGTCCTACATTTTTCTGAATCAATCCATAGGCTTCTTTTACTAAAGGAATACTTATTTTGTCCATGGATAGTTCCCCTATCAATTTTTTACCATCATCGGGATTATTCGGATGGGCTATCAAATATCCATCTTTTCTTATAATAAAATTATAGGTACCGTCAGCGCTCTTCTCGATTAAACGTTCTACTAAGTCAGATAAATATACATCATTTCCTGGAGTTATAAGATGCCTGCCTTCAAAATCTACAGGATGCATATAGCTTATTGTCCACTTTTGTGCTGTTTCATCATAATAAAGCCCAGACCAAATGGATTTTCTCTCTGGATTATCTTTTTTATTTACAGACTTTATAACCCCAAGTTCATTCATGCGAAGATCTGCTTTTGCATTTAGGCCCCAGAGTTCTTCAGGATAGAAAAGAACACCTGCATTTTCTGGAAAGGCAACACTTACATTAGGGAACCGATTAGTCCATGCGGGACCTAACTTAGATAGTACTTTAATAGACAGTACAAGTCTTCTTTGAAAATCAGCATCATCTACCTTTTGATTATTACCTATAAAACTAGACATTCCATAAATATAGTTGCTATCTTTAGTATAAATGCCATCAAAATATTCCTTCTTCATCCTTGTAGCACCTTGGCTGTCAACAAAATAATAGGACCAAAATTCATCTTTTGTCACTTTTATATCAGAATTATAAAGCTTCATAAATTCCTTTTGAAAAACCTTTGAATTGTCTTCAGCTAGCTTAAAAATCTCACTATCAACTCTAACTCTTTCTGAAACATAATAGCTTAGTTC harbors:
- a CDS encoding sensor domain-containing diguanylate cyclase gives rise to the protein MKLNFKNNNFSLINEILFKIFYISIGIVSIIAFISYINAYKIEKNKKLDELSYYVSERVRVDSEIFKLAEDNSKVFQKEFMKLYNSDIKVTKDEFWSYYFVDSQGATRMKKEYFDGIYTKDSNYIYGMSSFIGNNQKVDDADFQRRLVLSIKVLSKLGPAWTNRFPNVSVAFPENAGVLFYPEELWGLNAKADLRMNELGVIKSVNKKDNPERKSIWSGLYYDETAQKWTISYMHPVDFEGRHLITPGNDVYLSDLVERLIEKSADGTYNFIIRKDGYLIAHPNNPDDGKKLIGELSMDKISIPLVKEAYGLIQKNVGQDYNKVKIIESKAYDSYFAVGDFKETSWYLIRVLPMKNIRNVAHLAAMKVFIEGMAILFTILFIVYYVIKYQAERHLMKLRQAAEAVGRGEYDKVAEGKIELPMELKNEIGLLSRSFYDMSINIKNFKENLEGIVEERTKALEKANNELMKLSLLDGLTGIYNRRAFDKSINDVFLESKMKLGTFSIMMIDIDFFKSYNDRYGHTSGDEIIKMVANTFKDNVRKEGRVFRYGGEEFIAIFYNLEINMAKKVGEEIIKAIQNLNVPHEESPYEVITVSAGIAEYKNTFNSPEEIIKVVDKKLYMAKGKGRNCLEI